From Thermodesulfovibrionia bacterium, one genomic window encodes:
- a CDS encoding CcdB family protein produces the protein DLLSDLKTTLVIPLSPAKIAAPMSLSRLNPSFALDGETFFAITQDIAGIDRSQLGAQSYDLSALRSEIVAAVDFVLSGI, from the coding sequence GACTTGCTGAGCGACCTGAAAACAACGCTGGTCATACCCCTCTCCCCCGCCAAGATCGCAGCCCCCATGAGCCTGTCGAGACTGAACCCGTCCTTCGCGCTTGATGGCGAGACATTCTTTGCGATCACTCAAGACATTGCGGGGATTGATCGCAGCCAACTCGGTGCTCAATCTTATGATCTGTCAGCGCTTCGCTCCGAGATTGTTGCGGCTGTGGATTTTGTGCTGTCGGGGATATAG